AAGATTGCGCTTCCACTTTGCGTAAATGCCAGTTAACCGGATCAACCTGGGTCTGAGTTTGCGTATTGTCCAGTTCCAAAACCCTTAGCAGCGTCACATCGGCGGCAAACGCCGCCGCGAAGGCGCGGGCATGGGGCAAAACACATTGTGCCAGAGTGGACCCATCTAGTAGGACAAGAATTCTATTTAACATTCGTTTTATCTCCTGCTCTTCTGTTTCAGAATGCTCCCGCACATCTAAACTTGATGATAAATAAAAGAAAATGACTTGCCTATAGAGGCGGGTATAGATGGAAGATACATCTTGGATATATCTCTTGAAAATGTATCTTCTCTGTATCCTTTTTCTATATCTCTGCATCTGTTTAATAGGAAGAGCGCCGGATAGTGTATGTGGCAGAACGGATGCGGGCAGCTGTCGCATTTTCTCGTGGATGTTTGCTGGTCAAGCACTTGGGCCTGGCGAAGTTTAATTTTCGGTCGAGAGTTGTCTCGTCGAGGCGTCTTTCCCGTGAAGTAAACAAAAAACGCCAGCATCCAGGAAATAATCAAAAAGGAGTGTGGCTTATTATGTTAAGATTGGCGTCTCTATTTTTAATAGCGGCTTTGTCGGCAGCTTTCTTTGGGTTTAGCCGTTTGAGCTTTTCAGAAGGTTTAGCGGAAATTGCCCGAATTTTGTTTTTGTTTTTTTTCTTTGTTTTTCTGGCATCCCTCATGGTGGGTATCGTCCAACAAAACAGAAAATCAGGCCAGCTAAATAGGAGCAAATAAGCGAACAGGTAAGAAGATAAATTAAATAGCAAGGAGCAAAAAATGCCTTACAAAAACTTGTCTGATCTACCAGATTCCGTACGGGACAATTTGCCAAAACATGCCCAGGAAATTTACCAGGCTGCGTACAACAGTGCCTGGGACCAATATGCCGATGCGTCTGATCGGCGTGGGGATGACACCCGCGAAGA
Above is a genomic segment from Candidatus Leptovillus gracilis containing:
- the chaB gene encoding putative cation transport regulator ChaB translates to MPYKNLSDLPDSVRDNLPKHAQEIYQAAYNSAWDQYADASDRRGDDTREETAHKVAWAAVKNTYEKNDNGRWVKKDD
- a CDS encoding DUF1328 domain-containing protein — its product is MLRLASLFLIAALSAAFFGFSRLSFSEGLAEIARILFLFFFFVFLASLMVGIVQQNRKSGQLNRSK